A DNA window from Candidatus Sulfidibacterium hydrothermale contains the following coding sequences:
- a CDS encoding T9SS type A sorting domain-containing protein, whose translation MKPVRKLLLFVVRLALLCSVMLSFAFSPAVSSLSALPDDDEYANAEDTVTGYGYIATADELTKQILAHVVLSLSPDSVSGVPADTVWKLETNEAGTAFFSLPVKISSADAISLFPVLNARVFPHSGSGFNFISPVIVHAKILVFNANGLLVTVEEITGRHAFVNLRNQSNGLYVYRVVGDKGVVSSGKFIKTNGVVKNVRGEVPDNAFKSADFGFKSTASEVAYYWLKWRKEGYKTDSVRLSLHEGDNGTQTIAMEPLPLDTLWATGNFKAVDENNMGLEDVILYFKPDSVFNHTPDTTFKMETKADGSISFKVPVWISNISKQDPINAKYQLKWSEDGYKTDSAAFTLTEGDNGTQTIKLTPLPVDTTWGQVFIGIRNKETGESITDITELEITPDSIADKTPDTTYHIKTNESGFIYDNFPVRISNKLPPSEIRAKYKIKWVKDGFFTDSTEVTLKDGKNDPVFVYLQPLPPGKVTLIDTVRDLETKKPLENIITNIIVADTVFATDTTDENGVFTFKNIPQGTALTLNIHGSTSHYSLLSVSGYKTPSDVPLNTTDTIFGVYNAYLIARNPITSATHIRQFCGENTNQDTIPFSFDNDTNLSTYVTESDREQYRAWFKQFEKDTDSAFIFKESETSVKGKEGIFIYNGSYATDAYQGEYSTPLGKVYPVIYAISSQFISEYSVFVHEDLRGLGYREVGRTNSVMNTNASVFTDEDKTLIKIGREYYKQFYDGKTNIDLDFISDDE comes from the coding sequence ATGAAACCCGTCCGTAAACTTTTGCTCTTTGTTGTCCGTTTGGCTCTCCTTTGCAGTGTGATGCTTTCCTTTGCGTTTTCCCCTGCTGTTTCTTCGCTTTCTGCTTTGCCTGATGATGATGAATATGCCAATGCGGAAGATACGGTAACCGGTTACGGATATATTGCTACTGCCGATGAATTAACCAAACAAATCCTTGCTCATGTTGTCTTGTCCCTTTCTCCGGATTCTGTCTCCGGGGTGCCTGCCGATACCGTCTGGAAACTGGAAACCAATGAGGCCGGTACCGCTTTCTTTTCCCTGCCGGTGAAAATCTCTTCCGCTGATGCAATAAGCCTTTTCCCGGTGCTTAATGCTCGGGTTTTCCCTCATTCGGGCAGCGGATTTAATTTTATCTCTCCGGTGATTGTCCATGCTAAAATTCTGGTGTTTAATGCCAATGGTCTGCTGGTGACCGTGGAAGAAATTACAGGACGTCATGCTTTTGTTAACCTGAGGAACCAAAGTAACGGTTTGTATGTTTACCGGGTGGTGGGTGATAAAGGGGTGGTGTCTTCCGGTAAGTTTATCAAAACAAATGGGGTTGTAAAGAATGTGCGTGGTGAGGTGCCGGATAATGCTTTTAAATCTGCTGATTTCGGCTTTAAAAGTACGGCTTCCGAAGTGGCTTATTATTGGTTGAAGTGGCGTAAGGAGGGGTATAAAACGGACAGTGTTCGCCTGAGTCTTCATGAAGGCGATAACGGAACGCAGACCATTGCGATGGAACCTTTGCCGTTGGATACGCTTTGGGCTACGGGTAACTTTAAAGCGGTTGATGAAAACAACATGGGTTTAGAAGATGTTATTCTATACTTTAAACCGGATAGTGTGTTCAACCACACCCCCGACACCACATTCAAGATGGAAACCAAGGCGGATGGAAGCATCAGTTTCAAAGTTCCGGTCTGGATTAGTAACATCTCTAAACAAGATCCTATAAACGCTAAGTATCAATTAAAATGGAGTGAAGACGGTTACAAGACGGATAGTGCAGCATTCACGCTCACAGAAGGCGACAACGGAACACAAACAATAAAACTAACACCCTTACCAGTAGACACCACCTGGGGACAAGTTTTTATTGGAATTAGAAACAAAGAAACCGGAGAATCGATTACAGATATTACAGAATTAGAAATTACCCCAGATAGTATTGCAGATAAAACTCCAGATACAACTTATCACATTAAAACAAATGAAAGCGGATTTATTTATGATAACTTCCCAGTTAGAATCAGTAACAAGTTGCCGCCTTCGGAAATCAGGGCAAAATACAAGATAAAATGGGTTAAGGATGGTTTTTTCACGGACAGCACAGAAGTAACGCTAAAAGACGGAAAAAACGATCCAGTCTTTGTTTACTTACAACCTTTACCACCAGGTAAAGTAACGCTGATAGACACGGTAAGAGATTTAGAAACCAAGAAACCTTTGGAAAACATCATAACGAACATTATAGTAGCAGACACAGTATTCGCCACAGACACCACAGACGAAAACGGAGTATTCACATTTAAAAACATCCCACAAGGAACAGCATTAACTCTCAACATCCACGGATCCACAAGCCACTACTCATTACTAAGCGTAAGCGGTTACAAAACACCAAGTGACGTTCCTTTAAACACAACAGATACTATCTTCGGAGTTTACAACGCTTACTTGATTGCAAGAAACCCAATAACCAGCGCCACACACATCAGGCAATTCTGCGGAGAAAACACCAACCAAGACACAATACCTTTTAGTTTCGACAACGATACTAACCTATCAACATATGTTACTGAATCCGACAGAGAACAATACAGGGCTTGGTTCAAACAATTCGAAAAAGACACTGACAGTGCATTCATATTCAAAGAAAGCGAAACCAGTGTCAAAGGAAAAGAAGGAATTTTCATCTACAACGGCTCCTACGCCACAGACGCTTATCAAGGAGAATACTCTACCCCATTAGGAAAAGTATATCCTGTAATATATGCAATAAGCAGTCAATTCATCTCAGAATACAGTGTTTTTGTTCACGAAGATCTAAGAGGACTTGGATACAGAGAAGTTGGTCGGACTAATAGTGTAATGAATACGAATGCGTCTGTATTTACAGATGAGGACAAAACACTAATCAAGATAGGGCGAGAATACTATAAACAATTTTATGACGGAAAAACAAATATTGACCTTGATTTCATCTCTGATGACGAATAG
- the hutI gene encoding imidazolonepropionase, whose translation MALLIENIQKLVLAEENPRLLVKGHEMADLPCVDDAWLFITEDKIADFGKMKNLDKTALLSKTKEVTVLNAAGKMVFPSFVDSHTHLVYPASREIEYVDKIKGLSYEEIARRGGGILNTARRMQEISEDELFESALQRLDEITAYGTGAVEIKSGYGLTTESELKMLRVIRRLKETSPLTIRATFLGAHAVPLEYKGRQTAYVDKVINEMLPQIAEEKLADFVDVFCDKGFFTTEDTARILEAAQKYGLRGKIHANELDYSGGIQTGVKYNALSVDHLEYTGDEEIAVLKNSETMPTVLPGAAFFLGMVYAPARKMIDAGLPVAMASDFNPGSAPSGNMQFILSMASIAYRLLPEEAIYATTLNTAYAMGISDRLGSIARGKTANVFITKKIPTVEFMPYAFGSNKVETVILNGKIIKQEIC comes from the coding sequence ATGGCCCTTCTCATCGAAAACATTCAAAAACTGGTACTTGCCGAAGAAAATCCCCGCTTGTTGGTTAAAGGTCATGAGATGGCCGATTTGCCCTGTGTGGACGATGCCTGGCTGTTTATCACAGAAGATAAAATTGCCGATTTCGGCAAAATGAAAAACCTGGACAAAACAGCGTTACTTTCCAAAACAAAAGAGGTTACCGTGCTCAATGCGGCGGGGAAAATGGTCTTCCCTTCGTTTGTGGACTCGCATACTCATTTGGTGTATCCCGCTTCGCGCGAAATTGAATATGTGGACAAGATAAAAGGCCTTTCGTACGAAGAAATTGCCCGGCGCGGCGGCGGAATTTTGAATACGGCACGGCGGATGCAGGAAATTTCGGAAGACGAGTTGTTTGAGTCGGCATTGCAGCGGTTAGACGAAATAACGGCTTACGGAACCGGCGCTGTGGAAATCAAAAGCGGTTACGGCTTGACTACCGAAAGCGAATTGAAAATGTTGCGGGTTATCCGGCGGCTGAAAGAAACCTCGCCGCTGACCATCCGGGCCACTTTTCTTGGTGCGCACGCCGTTCCTTTGGAGTATAAAGGCCGGCAAACGGCGTATGTTGACAAGGTGATAAACGAAATGTTACCGCAAATTGCCGAAGAAAAACTGGCCGATTTTGTGGATGTTTTTTGCGACAAGGGCTTTTTTACGACAGAAGATACTGCGCGGATTTTGGAAGCTGCTCAAAAATATGGTTTACGCGGAAAAATACATGCCAACGAGCTGGATTATTCCGGAGGTATTCAAACGGGCGTGAAATACAATGCCCTTTCGGTGGATCATTTGGAATATACCGGTGATGAAGAAATAGCCGTTTTAAAAAACAGCGAAACCATGCCCACCGTTTTGCCGGGAGCCGCTTTCTTTTTAGGAATGGTGTATGCGCCTGCCCGTAAAATGATTGATGCCGGTCTTCCGGTGGCCATGGCCAGCGATTTTAATCCCGGCTCGGCGCCTTCGGGCAACATGCAGTTTATTCTTTCCATGGCCAGTATTGCGTATCGGCTGCTGCCCGAAGAAGCCATTTATGCCACCACGCTGAATACGGCTTATGCCATGGGTATCAGCGACCGGCTGGGAAGCATTGCCCGGGGCAAAACCGCCAATGTTTTTATCACCAAAAAAATCCCGACGGTTGAATTTATGCCTTACGCTTTTGGCAGTAACAAAGTGGAAACCGTTATCCTGAACGGAAAAATTATAAAACAGGAAATCTGCTAA